In the genome of Flavobacterium panacagri, one region contains:
- a CDS encoding polyamine aminopropyltransferase, with product MGKKFLRFEFLLLFAVFIIATCGLIYELVAGTLASYLLGDSVKQFSFIIGVYLFSMGIGSFFSKFFNKNLLNTFVEIEILVGLIGGLSSVVLFLLFESVGSFQFILYLFVFVTGFLVGLEIPLLMNILKDRVEFKDLVSNVFTFDYIGALLASILFPLVLVPKLGIMGTSLFFGMINISIAIALCFLLKRELKKPSLLRAKAVFSFLILLTVFIFSNDILAYSEGKLYGENIIYTNSTPYQRIVLTHNKSDYRLYLNNNLQFSSADEYRYHEALVHPAMSMAKSVENVLVLGGGDGLAVREILKYKDVKKVTLVDLDEGMTKLFKTNSVLTNFNQNSLNNHKVTVINTDAYIWAKNNKEKYDVAIIDFPDPSNYSLGKLYSLNFYQTIKTILKPDAAVVIQTTSPYFAPKSFWCINKTVMQVFPQVDAYHAYVPSFGEWGYTIAINGFGTTFNSVNRKADGLRFYNYQFDRFNYFTNDMISNQIEINRLDNQILVRYFDEEWGKLQ from the coding sequence ATGGGTAAAAAGTTTCTTAGGTTTGAATTTCTTTTACTTTTCGCTGTATTTATAATTGCCACTTGCGGTCTTATTTATGAATTGGTTGCGGGAACTTTGGCGAGTTATTTATTAGGCGATTCGGTAAAACAGTTTTCATTTATTATTGGCGTGTACCTGTTTTCGATGGGTATAGGCTCTTTTTTCTCGAAGTTTTTCAATAAGAATCTGCTCAATACTTTTGTAGAAATCGAAATTCTGGTTGGACTTATCGGCGGTTTAAGTTCGGTGGTTTTGTTTCTGCTTTTTGAAAGTGTAGGTTCTTTTCAATTCATTCTATATTTATTTGTTTTCGTAACCGGATTTTTGGTCGGATTGGAGATTCCGCTTTTGATGAATATTTTAAAAGATAGGGTTGAATTCAAAGATCTGGTTTCGAATGTTTTTACGTTTGATTATATCGGAGCGCTTTTGGCATCGATCTTATTTCCGTTAGTTTTAGTGCCAAAATTAGGCATTATGGGAACTTCTCTTTTCTTCGGAATGATTAATATAAGCATTGCGATTGCCTTATGTTTTTTATTGAAAAGAGAATTAAAGAAACCGTCTTTGTTAAGAGCAAAAGCCGTTTTCTCATTTTTGATATTATTGACTGTTTTCATTTTTTCGAATGATATTCTCGCGTATTCAGAAGGAAAATTGTACGGAGAAAATATCATTTATACGAATTCGACACCATATCAGCGTATCGTTTTAACGCATAATAAGAGCGATTACAGGCTTTATTTGAATAACAACCTACAATTTAGTTCTGCTGACGAATATCGTTATCACGAGGCTTTGGTTCATCCCGCGATGTCGATGGCAAAAAGCGTTGAGAATGTTTTGGTTTTAGGTGGAGGAGACGGACTTGCCGTTCGTGAAATCCTGAAATATAAAGATGTTAAGAAAGTAACTTTGGTCGATTTGGACGAAGGAATGACCAAATTGTTTAAAACCAATTCGGTGTTGACGAATTTCAATCAAAATTCTTTGAATAATCATAAAGTTACCGTAATCAATACCGACGCTTATATTTGGGCGAAAAACAACAAAGAAAAATACGATGTAGCGATAATCGATTTTCCGGATCCGTCCAATTATAGTTTGGGGAAATTGTATTCGCTTAATTTTTATCAAACCATTAAAACCATTTTAAAACCTGACGCAGCCGTTGTAATACAAACTACATCGCCTTATTTTGCACCGAAATCTTTTTGGTGTATCAATAAAACAGTCATGCAGGTTTTTCCTCAGGTAGATGCTTATCATGCCTATGTTCCGTCGTTTGGAGAATGGGGTTATACGATTGCCATAAATGGTTTTGGAACGACTTTTAATTCCGTAAACCGAAAAGCTGACGGATTGCGATTTTACAATTACCAATTCGACCGCTTCAATTATTTTACCAACGATATGATTTCAAACCAAATCGAAATCAATCGTTTAGATAACCAGATTTTAGTACGCTATTTTGATGAAGAGTGGGGAAAACTGCAATAA
- a CDS encoding NAD(P)/FAD-dependent oxidoreductase codes for MIRLSGTKHLLGHRLWIKDFPKPTKKIEIPYLIVGGGISGLSAARQFHKKGISDFLIVELENHLGGNSSNGENKYSKYPLGAHYLPLPNFQDKELLRFLEEEKIILSYDEKGFPVFDELQLTFAPDERLFYKNNWQEGVVPKEGNLISDDLEFQEFFKKMDIFRTAKGEDQKYLFDIPLYLSSKDEKTRALDKITMKQWFKDNHFTSEPLFNYIDYCCKDDFGLGIEYVSAWAGIHYFAGRKQDSTPEKHDSVLTWPEGNSRLANHLKKYTKDKSLENHLVYEVKVENNKVIAKAFDNVNKTSVEIIADKVIMASPQFVNQYLINDRKAFTKNFHYTPWLLATLVVNDLFDNFSFPLSWDNVIYDAKGLGYVYDQHQTVNQVQDKKVITYYYSFSSADLKKTRKELYKKDKEYWKQFVLNDLKVAHQDIEEYTEAVEVFLLGHGMISPAPGFIFGEAKKQAKQNIQNKIYFAHSDLSGISIFEEAFHQGINVVNEIVDGTTVDS; via the coding sequence ATGATTCGTTTATCGGGAACAAAACATTTGCTTGGACATCGTTTATGGATTAAAGATTTTCCTAAACCCACCAAAAAAATTGAGATTCCGTATTTAATCGTTGGCGGTGGAATTTCGGGTTTAAGCGCCGCGCGACAATTTCATAAAAAAGGAATTTCAGATTTTCTGATCGTAGAACTAGAAAATCATTTGGGAGGAAATTCTTCCAACGGAGAAAACAAATATTCCAAATATCCTTTAGGAGCACATTATCTTCCTTTACCTAATTTTCAGGATAAAGAACTGCTTCGTTTTCTGGAAGAAGAAAAGATCATTTTAAGCTACGACGAAAAAGGTTTCCCTGTTTTTGATGAATTACAGTTGACTTTTGCGCCAGATGAACGTTTGTTTTACAAAAATAATTGGCAGGAAGGTGTAGTTCCAAAAGAAGGAAACTTGATTTCAGATGATTTGGAGTTTCAAGAATTCTTCAAAAAAATGGATATTTTTAGAACTGCAAAAGGCGAAGATCAAAAATATTTGTTTGATATTCCGCTTTATCTTTCTTCTAAAGACGAAAAGACAAGAGCTTTAGATAAAATAACTATGAAACAATGGTTTAAAGACAATCATTTTACGTCTGAACCTTTGTTCAATTATATCGATTATTGCTGTAAAGACGATTTTGGTTTAGGAATCGAATACGTTTCGGCTTGGGCAGGAATTCATTATTTTGCAGGAAGAAAACAGGATTCTACACCCGAAAAACACGACAGCGTTTTAACTTGGCCGGAAGGGAATTCACGTTTAGCCAATCATTTAAAAAAATATACGAAAGATAAATCGCTGGAAAATCATTTGGTTTATGAAGTTAAAGTCGAGAACAATAAAGTAATCGCAAAAGCTTTTGATAACGTAAACAAAACATCCGTTGAAATTATTGCCGATAAAGTGATAATGGCTTCTCCGCAATTTGTAAATCAGTATTTGATTAATGATAGAAAGGCGTTTACAAAAAACTTTCATTACACGCCTTGGCTTTTGGCAACTTTAGTTGTCAATGATTTGTTTGACAATTTTAGTTTTCCGCTTTCGTGGGATAATGTAATTTATGATGCAAAAGGTTTAGGATATGTTTACGATCAGCATCAGACCGTGAATCAGGTTCAGGACAAAAAGGTGATTACCTATTATTATAGTTTTTCGTCTGCCGATTTGAAGAAAACCAGAAAAGAGCTTTATAAAAAAGACAAAGAATATTGGAAACAGTTTGTGCTGAACGATTTAAAAGTAGCGCATCAGGATATTGAAGAATATACAGAAGCTGTCGAAGTTTTTCTTTTAGGACACGGAATGATTTCGCCTGCGCCAGGATTTATTTTTGGTGAAGCGAAGAAACAGGCCAAGCAGAATATTCAGAATAAAATATATTTTGCGCATAGCGATTTATCCGGAATTTCGATTTTTGAAGAAGCTTTTCATCAGGGAATTAATGTTGTAAATGAAATTGTAGATGGAACAACCGTGGATTCATAA
- a CDS encoding SGNH/GDSL hydrolase family protein, producing the protein MKLDFRQIVIVIFSGFLLSCSSDETGTTPATTILPVVNPPVTTNPPIPSTINYLALGDSYTIGQSVCETCRFPEQLKTSLRSMSSSNISLKIIATTGWTTSNLLSAIESQKPESNYDLVTLLIGVNNQYQHRSFSVYEKEFPELVNKAIILAKGDRKNVVVISIPDYAYTPYGKALSGDQSATISAEIDKYNTFAENYCNNNQIAFVSITDITRLGLSNPNLVASDGLHPSESAYKMFVDRMMPKIKIALQN; encoded by the coding sequence ATGAAACTAGATTTTAGACAAATAGTTATTGTTATATTTTCAGGATTTCTTCTGAGCTGTAGTTCGGATGAAACTGGCACTACTCCAGCTACCACTATTCTGCCCGTTGTAAACCCACCTGTAACAACAAATCCACCCATTCCGAGTACTATTAATTATTTAGCTTTAGGCGATAGTTACACTATTGGTCAGAGCGTCTGCGAAACCTGTCGCTTTCCAGAACAGCTCAAAACCAGTTTGAGATCCATGTCTTCCAGCAACATTTCGCTTAAAATAATTGCTACAACAGGCTGGACAACATCCAATTTACTTTCGGCAATCGAATCTCAAAAACCAGAATCTAACTACGATTTGGTAACTCTTCTAATTGGCGTTAACAATCAATATCAGCATAGAAGTTTTTCGGTTTACGAAAAAGAATTTCCAGAATTGGTCAACAAAGCGATTATACTGGCAAAAGGTGACCGAAAAAATGTGGTCGTGATTTCTATTCCAGATTACGCCTACACACCTTACGGGAAAGCACTTTCCGGAGATCAAAGCGCTACAATTTCTGCAGAAATAGACAAATACAACACCTTTGCAGAAAATTATTGTAACAACAATCAAATCGCATTTGTCTCGATTACTGATATTACCCGTTTAGGACTTAGCAATCCAAACCTTGTTGCTTCAGATGGTTTGCATCCTTCCGAATCTGCTTATAAAATGTTCGTTGATAGAATGATGCCAAAGATTAAAATTGCTTTACAGAATTAA
- a CDS encoding DUF3050 domain-containing protein, with the protein MNIETINKSIQPQKDQLLKHSLYNKIQNIDDLHSFLETHVFAVWDFMSLLKALQAKLTCTTTPWFATKNPETRYLINEIVLAEETDLTLDGRRQSHYEMYLEAMEACGADTTGILTFLSEVHSLQNIFVAIKQSPMHPNVKAFLDFTFRVIEEGKPHEIAAAFTFGREDLIPSMFTEILKNFQKNLPETDLTKLLYYFERHIELDADEHGPMAMTMITELCEDDAQKWKEVEEVSILALEKRIGLWNAIEEDIVMKTEMV; encoded by the coding sequence ATGAATATCGAAACGATAAACAAAAGCATTCAACCTCAAAAAGATCAACTATTAAAACATTCTTTATACAATAAGATTCAAAACATAGACGACTTACACAGCTTTTTAGAAACGCACGTTTTTGCTGTTTGGGATTTTATGTCACTTTTAAAAGCCTTACAAGCCAAACTTACTTGTACAACAACTCCTTGGTTTGCTACAAAAAATCCAGAAACGAGATATTTAATCAATGAAATTGTTTTGGCAGAAGAAACCGATTTAACACTGGACGGAAGAAGACAAAGCCACTACGAAATGTATTTGGAAGCTATGGAAGCCTGCGGTGCTGATACAACAGGAATTTTAACTTTCTTATCAGAAGTACATTCGCTTCAAAATATATTTGTTGCCATCAAACAAAGCCCAATGCATCCAAATGTGAAAGCTTTCTTGGATTTTACTTTCAGAGTAATCGAAGAAGGAAAACCACACGAAATTGCTGCCGCTTTTACATTCGGAAGAGAAGATTTGATTCCAAGCATGTTTACAGAAATTCTGAAAAACTTTCAAAAGAACCTTCCAGAAACCGATTTGACAAAACTTTTGTATTATTTTGAAAGACATATCGAACTAGATGCTGATGAACATGGCCCAATGGCAATGACAATGATTACAGAATTATGTGAAGACGATGCACAAAAATGGAAAGAAGTCGAAGAGGTTTCGATTCTTGCCTTAGAGAAACGCATCGGACTTTGGAATGCCATCGAAGAAGATATCGTGATGAAAACCGAAATGGTTTAA
- a CDS encoding acyl-CoA dehydrogenase family protein, which yields MKPDLFQSPDYYNLDDLLSDEHKLVRESARAWVKKEISPIIEEYAQKAEFPKQIIKGLGEIGGFGPYIPVEYGGAGLDQISYGLIMQEIERGDSGVRSTSSVQSSLVMYPIWKYGNEEQRMKYLPKLATGEYIGCFGLTEPDHGSDPGSMITNFKDMGDHYLLNGAKMWISNAPFADIAIIWAKNEEGRIHGLIVERGMEGFTTPETHNKWSLRASATGELIFDNVKVPKENLLPNKSGLGAPLGCLDSARYGIAWGAIGAAMDCYDTALRYSKERIQFGKAIGGTQLQQKKLAEMITEITKAQLLTWRLGVLRNEGKATTAQISMAKRNNVNMAINIAREARQMLGGMGITGEYSIMRHMMNLESVITYEGTHDIHLLITGMDVTGIPAFK from the coding sequence ATGAAACCAGACCTATTTCAATCTCCAGATTACTATAACTTAGACGATTTACTTTCTGACGAACACAAATTGGTTCGCGAATCTGCTCGTGCTTGGGTTAAAAAAGAAATTTCTCCTATTATAGAAGAATATGCTCAAAAAGCAGAATTTCCTAAACAAATTATTAAAGGTCTTGGAGAAATTGGTGGTTTTGGCCCTTATATCCCTGTAGAATATGGCGGAGCTGGACTGGATCAAATTTCTTACGGCTTAATTATGCAGGAAATCGAAAGAGGCGATTCTGGTGTAAGATCAACCTCATCTGTTCAATCTTCCTTAGTAATGTATCCGATTTGGAAATATGGAAACGAAGAACAAAGAATGAAATACCTGCCAAAACTTGCTACAGGAGAATATATTGGCTGTTTTGGTTTAACAGAACCTGATCATGGTTCTGATCCTGGAAGCATGATTACCAACTTTAAAGATATGGGAGATCACTATCTTTTAAACGGTGCCAAAATGTGGATTTCAAATGCTCCATTTGCAGATATTGCTATTATTTGGGCTAAAAATGAAGAAGGCCGAATTCATGGTTTAATCGTGGAACGAGGTATGGAAGGCTTTACAACTCCAGAAACCCATAATAAATGGTCGCTTCGTGCCTCTGCAACGGGAGAGTTAATTTTTGATAATGTAAAAGTTCCAAAAGAAAATCTTTTACCTAATAAATCGGGGCTTGGTGCTCCGCTTGGCTGTTTAGATTCTGCTCGTTACGGAATTGCTTGGGGAGCAATTGGCGCTGCAATGGATTGTTACGATACTGCTTTACGTTACTCTAAAGAGAGAATTCAATTCGGAAAAGCAATTGGAGGAACACAATTACAACAGAAAAAACTGGCAGAAATGATTACCGAAATCACGAAAGCACAATTATTAACTTGGCGTTTGGGTGTTTTAAGAAACGAAGGAAAAGCAACTACTGCACAAATCTCGATGGCAAAACGTAACAACGTGAACATGGCAATCAATATAGCGCGTGAAGCCAGACAAATGCTTGGAGGTATGGGAATTACTGGTGAATACTCCATTATGCGCCACATGATGAACCTTGAAAGTGTGATTACTTATGAAGGAACTCACGACATCCATTTATTGATAACCGGAATGGATGTGACTGGAATTCCAGCATTTAAATAA
- a CDS encoding helix-turn-helix domain-containing protein: MALEEKLEYLNADFTLSYAAKKIKTNTTYLSYVVNKRFGKSFGEYSNELKINYVINQMITNHLYRKYSTQAIAESVGFKNAVSFAKSFRKRTGVSPAQFANNI, encoded by the coding sequence TTGGCACTTGAAGAAAAATTAGAATATTTAAATGCCGATTTTACACTCTCTTATGCCGCTAAAAAAATCAAAACCAATACTACTTATTTATCTTATGTTGTAAATAAAAGATTTGGTAAATCGTTTGGGGAATATTCTAATGAATTAAAGATTAATTATGTTATTAATCAGATGATTACGAATCATTTATATCGTAAATATTCTACTCAGGCAATTGCCGAAAGTGTTGGTTTTAAAAATGCAGTTTCATTTGCTAAATCGTTTCGCAAAAGAACTGGAGTATCTCCAGCTCAATTTGCGAACAATATTTAG
- a CDS encoding rSAM-modified peptide, translating into MKKRTFTLGDFEIEKISRDAQKTIKGGDPLTPPEEPNPLKNGGGGNG; encoded by the coding sequence ATGAAAAAGAGAACATTCACATTAGGAGATTTCGAGATAGAAAAAATAAGCAGAGATGCGCAGAAAACCATAAAAGGCGGTGATCCTTTAACACCTCCTGAAGAACCAAACCCACTTAAAAATGGCGGAGGAGGAAATGGTTAA
- a CDS encoding rSAM-modified peptide, translating into MKKRTFTLGDFEIEKISRDAQKTIKGGDPLTPPEEPNPLKNGGGGNG; encoded by the coding sequence ATGAAAAAGAGAACATTCACATTAGGAGATTTCGAGATAGAAAAAATAAGCAGAGATGCACAGAAAACCATAAAAGGCGGTGATCCTTTGACACCTCCTGAAGAACCAAACCCACTTAAAAATGGCGGAGGAGGAAATGGCTAA
- a CDS encoding rSAM-modified peptide, translating into MKKRTFTLGDFEIEKISRDAQKTIKGGDPLTPPEEPNPLKNGGGGNG; encoded by the coding sequence ATGAAAAAGAGAACATTCACATTAGGAGATTTCGAGATAGAAAAAATAAGCAGAGATGCGCAGAAAACCATAAAAGGCGGCGATCCTTTGACACCTCCTGAAGAACCAAACCCACTTAAAAATGGCGGAGGAGGAAATGGCTAA
- a CDS encoding vitamin K epoxide reductase family protein — MHEIIINKNSNLCSVIMILKRSKVMLKLVQKFLQINRYSDIKNEFKDLFLSHPNYPSLFAITDSFDLLSVENAAVRVSKEQIVDLPSNFLAYFKEELILVEKIKNGVRITTLKKGSQKLSYDKFLLDWNGVIVAIEPNNVVARENLKIEYNWLKYFLPLVLLTGLSFFYNGFNAFSSVFLATSILGLIVSIFIVQQKWGVKNTVISKFCNLSSNSSCHSVISFNDDIANRWLSFSDLPLLFFSSSIIAILVQPLSSAIFVGFLSLLSIPIVVCSIWIQKFEIQKWCVMCLAVSFLILIQSIVWFSSDLFTLSFSFSNVFPFIFSLLLLIPIWAAVKVMIKNILDNENSLKELKKFKRNYSLLNFLSKKVKYTKGFEDLRGLNFGNRNAAVKLSIIISPSCGHCYKTFQEAFDLVLKFPDKIFLNVLFNINPENNDNPYKAIVERLLTINRTTPGKTVEAISDWYIKRMVHKKWLKKWNVDSVSMMISQEIQKQYDWCSMNNFNYTPVKIVNERLFPNEYELSELKYFLNDFVDEVQVLERTA; from the coding sequence ATGCATGAGATAATTATCAATAAAAACTCCAATCTTTGCAGTGTAATTATGATTTTAAAACGATCAAAAGTGATGTTAAAACTGGTCCAAAAATTTCTACAAATCAATCGATACTCAGACATAAAAAATGAGTTCAAGGATCTGTTTTTGTCTCATCCAAATTATCCAAGTTTATTTGCTATTACAGATTCGTTCGATTTGCTTTCTGTCGAGAATGCGGCAGTAAGAGTTTCGAAAGAGCAGATAGTAGATTTGCCTTCTAATTTTTTGGCTTATTTTAAAGAGGAATTGATTTTGGTCGAAAAGATTAAAAATGGAGTTAGAATTACAACATTAAAAAAAGGAAGTCAGAAATTATCGTATGATAAATTTCTTTTGGATTGGAATGGTGTAATAGTTGCAATTGAACCAAATAATGTAGTTGCAAGAGAAAATTTGAAAATAGAGTACAATTGGTTGAAATATTTTCTGCCTTTAGTACTTCTTACAGGACTTTCATTTTTCTATAATGGGTTTAATGCATTTAGCAGTGTTTTTTTAGCCACTTCAATTTTAGGTTTAATCGTAAGTATATTTATTGTACAGCAGAAATGGGGTGTTAAAAATACGGTAATTTCAAAATTTTGTAATTTAAGTTCTAACTCTTCTTGTCATTCTGTGATAAGCTTTAATGATGATATTGCAAATAGATGGTTGAGTTTTTCAGATTTACCATTGCTTTTCTTCAGTTCAAGTATTATTGCAATTTTAGTACAGCCGTTGAGCTCTGCTATATTTGTTGGGTTTTTAAGTTTATTGTCTATTCCAATAGTAGTTTGTTCTATTTGGATTCAGAAATTTGAAATTCAAAAATGGTGTGTAATGTGCTTAGCAGTATCATTTCTGATTTTAATTCAAAGTATTGTCTGGTTTTCATCTGATCTATTTACATTGAGTTTCAGTTTCAGCAATGTTTTTCCTTTTATATTCTCTTTATTGCTTTTGATTCCAATTTGGGCGGCGGTCAAAGTAATGATCAAGAATATACTGGATAATGAAAACTCATTAAAAGAACTTAAAAAGTTTAAAAGAAATTATTCACTATTAAATTTCTTGTCAAAAAAAGTAAAGTATACAAAAGGCTTTGAAGATCTTAGAGGTCTAAATTTTGGAAATAGAAATGCGGCAGTAAAGCTTTCTATAATAATCAGTCCTAGTTGCGGACATTGTTATAAGACATTTCAAGAAGCTTTTGATTTAGTTTTGAAATTTCCAGATAAAATATTCTTAAACGTTCTTTTTAATATTAATCCAGAAAACAATGATAATCCATATAAAGCTATAGTGGAAAGATTATTGACGATTAATAGAACGACTCCAGGAAAAACTGTTGAAGCAATTTCCGATTGGTATATTAAAAGAATGGTACACAAAAAATGGCTAAAAAAATGGAATGTTGATTCTGTTAGTATGATGATCAGCCAGGAAATTCAAAAACAATATGATTGGTGTTCAATGAATAATTTTAATTATACACCCGTTAAGATTGTAAATGAGAGATTGTTTCCAAATGAATATGAATTAAGCGAGTTAAAATATTTCTTGAATGATTTTGTTGATGAAGTTCAAGTTTTAGAAAGAACAGCGTAA
- a CDS encoding peptidase domain-containing ABC transporter, whose product MKKFAHYRQADHKDCGPTCLKIIAKYYGKTINIQELRDFSETTREGSNLLFLSDAAEKIGFRTLGVKLSVQRIEEAPLPCILHWNKDHYVVLYKVKKDKYYISDPAFGLLEYNKEEFVKFWIGNNADDTTKEGIALLIEATPLFFESDFEKEENKGLDFRFLSKYLFQYKSFLMQLAIGLLASSLLNLIFPFLTQSIVDVGIQNQNINFIYLILFAMLFVFAGRTGLELIRSWILLHLSTRISISLISDFFIKLMNLPISFFDVRMTGDIMQRINDHRRIEKILTTSSLNVLFSVINMFVMGAVLAYFNLQIFLVFFIGSVFYFGWITLFLKRREALDYKRFAEVSKEQSKVMELINGMQEIKLHNAEKQKRWGWEHVQARLFRVSIKGLILEQTQTIGSSVINELKNIFIILLSAKLVIEGSITLGMMLAISAIVGSLNGPITQLIEFVREFQDAKISLARLSEIHEKEDELQQESHQTTDVPFDADIEIKNLSYRYMGSDTPVLDDLSLVIPAKKVTAIVGVSGSGKTTLMKLLLKFYEPEKGEVTIGSTQLKNISQKAWRSNVGAVMQEGYIFGDTIANNIALGSDRIDKERLIYATDVANIKEYIAGLPLGFNTKIGGDGMGMSTGQKQRLLIARAVYKNPEILFFDEATSALDANNEKEIMRKLDIFFENKTVVVIAHRLSTVMNADQIVVLDKGKIIEIGNHSALVEQKGNYFELVKNQLQLGN is encoded by the coding sequence TTGAAAAAATTCGCTCACTACAGACAAGCCGATCATAAAGATTGCGGGCCTACATGTTTAAAAATTATAGCTAAATATTACGGTAAGACAATCAACATTCAAGAGTTGAGAGATTTTAGCGAGACTACTCGTGAAGGTAGTAATCTGCTTTTTTTGAGCGATGCTGCCGAAAAAATCGGCTTTAGGACTTTAGGAGTAAAATTATCTGTACAGAGAATTGAAGAAGCTCCCCTGCCTTGTATTCTTCATTGGAATAAAGATCATTATGTAGTTCTATATAAAGTAAAAAAAGACAAATATTATATTTCAGATCCTGCTTTTGGACTTCTTGAATACAACAAAGAAGAGTTTGTAAAATTCTGGATAGGAAATAATGCTGATGATACAACAAAAGAAGGTATAGCATTATTAATAGAAGCAACTCCTCTATTTTTTGAATCTGATTTTGAGAAAGAAGAAAATAAAGGACTAGACTTTCGATTTCTATCCAAATATTTATTTCAGTACAAATCCTTTTTAATGCAGCTTGCAATTGGACTTCTTGCGAGCAGTTTACTTAATTTAATTTTTCCGTTTTTAACGCAAAGTATTGTAGATGTTGGGATTCAGAATCAGAATATTAACTTCATCTATTTAATTCTTTTTGCAATGCTGTTTGTTTTTGCTGGAAGAACCGGTTTAGAATTAATTAGGAGCTGGATTTTACTTCATTTGTCTACCAGAATCAGTATTTCTCTTATCTCAGATTTCTTTATAAAACTAATGAATCTGCCCATTTCGTTTTTTGATGTTCGAATGACCGGAGATATTATGCAGCGAATTAATGATCATCGCCGTATAGAAAAAATACTGACAACCTCTTCATTAAATGTTCTTTTTTCAGTTATAAACATGTTCGTCATGGGAGCTGTTTTGGCCTATTTCAATCTGCAGATATTTTTAGTTTTCTTTATTGGCAGTGTTTTTTATTTTGGATGGATCACACTATTCTTAAAAAGGAGAGAAGCTTTAGATTATAAGCGTTTTGCTGAAGTTTCAAAAGAACAGAGCAAAGTAATGGAGCTCATTAATGGAATGCAGGAAATAAAGCTTCATAATGCGGAAAAACAAAAACGCTGGGGATGGGAGCATGTTCAGGCTAGACTTTTTAGAGTTTCGATAAAAGGACTGATTTTAGAGCAGACACAAACGATTGGCTCTTCTGTAATTAACGAATTAAAAAATATATTTATTATTCTGCTTTCTGCAAAATTGGTAATAGAAGGCTCTATAACGCTGGGTATGATGCTTGCCATTAGCGCTATTGTTGGAAGTTTAAATGGTCCTATAACGCAGCTAATAGAATTTGTAAGAGAATTCCAGGATGCTAAAATTTCGCTGGCAAGATTATCTGAAATTCATGAAAAAGAAGATGAACTGCAGCAAGAATCTCATCAAACAACCGATGTTCCTTTTGATGCCGACATTGAGATCAAAAACCTTTCGTATCGTTACATGGGTTCTGATACTCCAGTTCTAGATGATTTAAGTTTAGTGATTCCGGCTAAGAAGGTGACTGCAATTGTAGGTGTCAGTGGCAGCGGAAAAACAACTTTGATGAAACTGCTCTTAAAGTTTTATGAACCTGAAAAAGGAGAAGTGACAATTGGAAGTACGCAGCTCAAAAATATTTCTCAGAAAGCTTGGAGATCCAATGTTGGTGCAGTAATGCAGGAAGGATATATTTTTGGTGATACCATTGCCAATAATATTGCCTTAGGTTCTGATCGAATTGATAAAGAACGACTCATTTATGCTACAGATGTTGCTAATATTAAAGAATATATTGCAGGATTGCCTTTGGGATTTAATACTAAAATAGGAGGAGATGGAATGGGAATGAGTACAGGACAGAAGCAGCGTCTTTTAATCGCAAGAGCAGTTTACAAAAATCCTGAAATTTTATTTTTTGATGAAGCTACTTCGGCTTTGGATGCTAATAATGAAAAAGAAATTATGAGAAAACTGGATATCTTTTTCGAAAATAAAACAGTAGTAGTAATTGCGCATAGATTAAGTACAGTAATGAATGCAGATCAAATTGTCGTTTTGGACAAAGGAAAAATTATCGAAATTGGAAATCATTCTGCTTTAGTAGAGCAAAAAGGCAATTACTTTGAATTAGTTAAAAACCAGCTTCAGTTAGGAAATTAA